One Thermoplasmata archaeon genomic window carries:
- a CDS encoding glycosyltransferase family 2 protein: MPDPSAIAPELPSGSLREGGSKEPLISVVVGAYSRETFVRGAVQSILDQTLGRDQIEIVVTKNFRSEPLDGFLLRSGVISLLDPDPRIGPWLMRAIRRTTAPLIAFL, from the coding sequence ATGCCAGATCCGAGTGCGATCGCTCCCGAGCTCCCGTCCGGCTCCCTCCGCGAGGGTGGATCGAAGGAACCTTTGATTTCCGTCGTCGTGGGCGCCTATTCCCGAGAGACCTTCGTGCGGGGCGCGGTCCAGTCGATCCTCGACCAGACCCTGGGCCGCGACCAGATCGAGATCGTCGTCACCAAGAACTTTCGCTCCGAGCCTCTCGACGGGTTTCTGCTCCGCAGTGGAGTGATCTCGCTCCTGGACCCGGACCCGCGGATCGGGCCGTGGCTGATGCGCGCGATCCGCAGGACCACGGCTCCGTTGATTGCCTTCCTGG